A single window of Gossypium arboreum isolate Shixiya-1 chromosome 13, ASM2569848v2, whole genome shotgun sequence DNA harbors:
- the LOC108463224 gene encoding auxin-responsive protein SAUR76-like, with the protein MAKGSNKLTKLLSVLKKLNSFNSKQSRTPTSTAAVAASDIIYNEESSADLHPVYVGKSRRRYLISSDIIDNPLFRELAERSGEDDDAVINVSCEVVLFEHLLWMLENADPQPESLEELVEFYAC; encoded by the coding sequence ATGGCCAAGGGCAGCAACAAGCTAACCAAGCTCTTATCGGTTCTAAAGAAGCTTAATTCATTCAACAGCAAGCAAAGCCGCACCCCCACGTCAACCGCCGCGGTGGCGGCTTCCGATATCATCTACAACGAAGAAAGCTCTGCCGATCTCCACCCTGTCTACGTTGGGAAATCCCGGAGGCGGTACCTTATTAGCTCCGACATTATCGACAACCCTTTGTTCCGTGAGCTCGCGGAACGGTCCGGTGAAGACGATGACGCCGTCATCAACGTGTCGTGCGAGGTGGTTTTGTTCGAACACTTGCTTTGGATGCTCGAAAATGCTGATCCTCAACCCGAGTCTTTGGAAGAGCTGGTTGAGTTTTACGCTTGTTGA
- the LOC108461699 gene encoding kinesin-like protein KIN-7B isoform X2 has translation MVGTPATPLCKVQRTPAMTPGGGPKVREERILVTVRMRPLNQREQAMYDLIAWDCVDDHTIVFKNPNHERPANQYSFDRVFDPSSSTRKVYEDGAKDVALSALTGINATIFAYGQTSSGKTFTMRGITENAVKDIYEHIKNTQERDFVLKLSAMEIYNETVVDLLNRDSGSLRLLDDPEKGTIVEKLVEEVVKDSQHLKHLIGICEAQRQVGETALNDKSSRSHQIIRLTIESSLRENAECVKSFLASLNLVDLAGSERVSQTNADGVRLKEGSHINRSLLTLTTVIRKLSGGKKSGHIPYRDSKLTRILQNSLGGNARTAIICTISPALSHVEQTRNTLTFATSAKEVINNAHVNMIISDKRLVKHLQKEVARLEAKLRSPEPTSASCLQSLLMEKELKIQEMEREMEELKRQRDIAHSQLEQERKARKVQKGLNQRGPSSKGVRCLSFDSEPVPGSPDARPRKTVGRYSTLRKSATSTDPSMLVHEIRKLEQRQRQLGEEANRALEVLHKEVSSHRLGNKETAEAIAKMLFEIKDMQAISSIPEDVMIGNGANLKEEITRLNSQGCTIESLEKKLENVQKSIDILVSSISNGEETPEFKTQLKKKKILPFMLKNSTNMQNIIRAPCSPLSSSHKIMEQDIENKAPEDNENVSSRSHKSPGLFKTPPSKADARQVSSREGTPATKQTNSVDVKKMQRMFKNAAEENIRSIRSYVTELKERVAKLQYQKQLLVCQVLELEEAKESGTDDAESDLQSPMPWHMVFEDQRKQIVMLWHLCHVSIIHRTQFYLLFRGDPADQIYMEVELRRLTWLEQQFAELGNASPALLGDEPAGLVASSIKALKQEREYLAKRVSSKLTVEERELLYLKWDVPAVGKQRRLQLVNKLWTDPLNMQHVQESAELVAKLVGFCESGEHLSKEMFELNFVNPSDKKSWMGWNLISNLLHL, from the exons ATGGTTGGGACACCAGCCACGCCGTTGTGTAAGGTCCAAAGGACTCCGGCGATGACTCCCGGAGGAGGACCTAAGGTTCGGGAGGAGAGGATTCTGGTGACGGTTCGGATGCGACCGTTGAATCAGAGAGAACAAGCAATGTATGATCTTATTGCTTGGGATTGTGTGGATGACCATACCATCGTTTTCAAGAATCCTAATCATGAACGCCCCGCTAATCAGTACAGCTTTG ATAGAGTATTTGATCCATCGAGCTCTACTCGAAAGGTTTACGAAGATGGGGCTAAGGATGTTGCCTTATCTGCTCTTACAGGAATTAATG CTACAATCTTTGCATATGGGCAGACAAGTAGTGGGAAGACATTCACAATGAGAGGAATTACTGAAAATGCTGTGAAGGATATCTATGAACACATAAAAAAT ACTCAGGAGAGAGACTTTGTTTTGAAACTTTCTGCAATGGAGATTTACAATGAGACAGTTGTAGACCTTTTGAATCGTGATTCTGGTAGCTTAAGACTTTTGGATGATCCTGAG AAAGGTACCATTGTGGAAAAACTTGTTGAAGAAGTGGTCAAGGACAGCCAGCATTTGAAGCACTTAATTGGCATTTGTGaag CACAACGGCAGGTGGGAGAAACAGCTTTGAACGATAAAAGCTCAAGGTCTCATCAGATTATCAGGCTG ACAATTGAAAGTAGTCTTCGGGAAAATGCAGAATGTGTGAAGTCTTTCTTAGCAAGTTTG AATCTTGTAGACCTCGCAGGGAGTGAACGTGTCTCTCAGACAAATGCTGATGGTGTAAGATTAAAGGAAGGTAGTCATATTAATCGCAGCTTGTTGACACTCACAACAGTGATTAGAAAGCTAAG TGGTGGAAAAAAAAGTGGTCACATACCATATAGAGATTCAAAACTTACACGAATACTGCAGAACTCACTTGGGGGGAACGCTCGAACAGCTATCATATGTACAATAAGTCCAGCTTTAAGTCATGTCGAGCAAACTAGGAATACTCTCACTTTCGCAACTAGTGCAAAGGAAGTAATCAACAATGCTCATGTAAACATG ATTATTTCAGACAAAAGATTAGTAAAGCATTTGCAGAAAGAAGTGGCAAGGCTTGAAGCTAAACTACGAAGTCCGGAGCCTACTTCTGCCTCATGCTTACAATCTTTATTGATGGAAAAGGAATTGAAAATCCAAGAG ATGGAGAGGGAAATGGAAGAGTTAAAGCGCCAGAGAGACATTGCACATTCCCAGCTAGAACAAGAAAGAAAAGCACGCAAGGTACAAAAG GGATTGAATCAACGTGGACCTTCTAGCAAAGGAGTTAGATGTCTCTCTTTTGATAGTGAACCAGTTCCAGGCTCTCCGGATGCTCGGCCTAGGAAAACAGTTGGAAGATATTCGACACTAAGGAAGTCAGCTACATCAACAGATCCATCCATGCTTGTGCATGAAATTCGGAAGCTCGAGCAGCGACAGAGACAGCTTGGTGAGGAAGCAAATCGGGCACTTGAAGTACTACATAAAGAAGTTTCTTCCCATAGATTAGGGAATAAAGAAACTGCTGAAGCAATAGCAAAGATGCTGTTCGAAATCAAGGATATGCAGGCAATTAGCTCTATTCCTGAAGATGTTATGATAGGGAATGGGGCTAACTTGAAAGAAGAGATTACTCGGTTAAACTCTCAAGGGTGCACTATTGAATCATTAGAGAAGAAGCTTGAGAATGTTCAGAAATCTATAGACATTCTGGTTTCATCTATTTCGAATGGTGAAGAGACGCCTGAGTTTAAGACccagttgaagaaaaagaaaattcttCCTTTCATGTTGAAGAACAGCACGAACATGCAAAATATAATAAGGGCTCCATGCTCGCCATTATCTTCATCTCATAAGATAATGGAACAAGATATTGAGAACAAGGCCCCTGAGGATAATGAAAATGTCTCCTCTCGCAGCCATAAATCGCCGGGCTTGTTTAAAACTCCTCCTTCAAAGGCTGATGCTAGACAGGTCTCATCTAGAGAGGGAACTCCAGCTACGAAGCAAACCAATTCAGTTGATGTTAAGAAAATGCAGAGGATGTTCAAGAATGCAGCTGAGGAGAACATACGCAGCATCAGATCTTACGTCACTGAGTTGAAAGAACGAGTTGCAAAGCTACAATATCAGAAGCAGCTTCTGGTTTGCCAG GTGTTGGAGCTGGAAGAAGCAAAGGAGTCTGGAACAGATGATGCAGAAAGTGATCTTCAATCCCCGATGCCATGGCACATGGTGTTCGAGGATCAAAGGAAGCAGATTGTCATGTTATGGCACTTGTGCCATGTTTCAATCATACATCGTACACAGTTTTATTTGCTGTTCAGGGGAGACCCAGCTGATCAGATATATATGGAAGTTGAGCTTAGAAGGTTGACATGGTTGGAGCAGCAGTTTGCAGAGCTTGGCAATGCTAGCCCAGCTCTTTTAGGCGATGAACCGGCAGGTTTAGTTGCATCAAG CATCAAAGCACTGAAGCAAGAAAGAGAGTATCTAGCAAAGAGGGTGAGCTCAAAACTGACAGTAGAAGAAAGGGAATTGCTGTATTTGAAATGGGATGTTCCAGCAGTAGGCAAACAAAGGAGACTGCAATTGGTTAACAAATTATGGACTGACCCACTGAACATGCAACATGTGCAAGAGAGTGCCGAGTTGGTGGCCAAGCTGGTTGGGTTTTGTGAGTCAGGTGAACATCTTAGCAAAGAGATGTTTGAACTAAACTTTGTTAACCCTTCTGATAAAAAGTCATGGATGGGCTGGAATTTGATTTCCAATCTCTTGCATTtgtaa
- the LOC108463993 gene encoding sucrose synthase-like, which translates to MAERALTRVHSLRERLDSTLTAHRNEILALLSRIEGKGKGILLHHQIILEFEAIPEENRKKLADGAFFEILKASQEAIVLPPWVALAVRPRPGVWEYIRVNVHALVVEELTVAEYLRFKEELVDGSSNANFVLELDFEPFNASFPRPTLSKSIGNGVEFLNRHLSAKLFHDKESMHPLLEFLKVHCHKGKNMMLNDRIQNLNSLQHVLRKAEEYLVALPAETPYAEFEHKFQEIGLERGWGDTAERVLEMIQLLLDLLEAPDPCTLEKFLGRIPMVFNVVILTPHGYFAQDNVLGYPDTGGQVVYILDQVRALENEMLNRIKQQGLNITPRILIITRLLPDAVGTTCGQRLEKVYGTEYSDILRIPFRTEKGIVRRWISRFEVWPYLETYTEDVAHEISKELQGKPDLIIGNYSDGNIVASLLAHKLGVTQCTIAHALEKTKYPDSDIYWKKLEDKYHFSCQFTADLFAMNHTDFIITSTFQEIAGSKDTVGQYESHTAFTLPGLYRVVHGIDVFDPKFNIVSPGADMSIYYPYTEEKKRLKHFHSEIEELLYSKVENEEHWCVLNDRNKPILFTMARLDRVKNLTGLVEWYGKNAKLRELVNLVVVGGDRRKESKDLEEKAEMKKMFELIEKYKLNGQFRWISSQMNRVRNGELYRYICDTKGAFVQPALYEAFGLTVVEAMTCGLPTFATCNGGPAEIIVHGKSGFNIDPYHGDQAAEILVDFFEKCKTDPSYWTKISEGGLKRIEEKYTWKIYSERLLTLTGVYGFWKHVSNLDRLESRRYLEMFYALKYRKLAESVPLAVEE; encoded by the exons ATGGCTGAGCGTGCTCTCACTCGCGTCCACAGTCTCCGTGAGCGTTTGGATTCCACACTTACCGCCCACAGGAACGAGATTTTGGCTTTGCTCTCAAG GATTGAAGGTAAAGGAAAAGGAATCCTTCTTCATCATCAaatcattcttgagtttgaagctATCCCTGAAGAGAACAGAAAGAAATTAGCTGATGGTGCATTTTTTGAAATACTGAAAGCCAGTCAG GAAGCCATCGTGTTGCCGCCGTGGGTGGCGCTGGCCGTCCGACCAAGACCTGGTGTTTGGGAGTACATTAGAGTTAATGTTCATGCTCTTGTTGTTGAAGAACTCACTGTCGCTGAGTATCTTCGTTTCAAGGAAGAGCTTGTTGATGGAAG TTCAAATGCAAACTTTGTTTTGGAACTGGATTTCGAGCCCTTCAACGCGTCGTTCCCTCGCCCGACTCTTTCGAAATCGATCGGTAACGGCGTCGAGTTCCTTAATCGCCACCTTTCGGCCAAACTGTTCCATGACAAGGAGAGCATGCACCCTTTGCTTGAATTCCTGAAAGTCCATTGTCATAAGGGCAAG AACATGATGTTgaatgataggattcaaaacttGAATTCTCTCCAACATGTTTTGAGGAAGGCAGAGGAGTATCTTGTTGCACTGCCGGCCGAGACTCCTTATGCCGAATTCGAACACAAGTTCCAGGAGATTGGTTTGGAGAGAGGGTGGGGTGATACGGCTGAGCGTGTGCTCGAGATGATCCAACTCCTTTTGGATCTTCTCGAGGCACCCGATCCTTGTACCCTTGAGAAGTTCCTCGGGAGAATTCCCATGGTGTTCAATGTTGTGATTCTTACGCCTCACGGTTACTTTGCTCAGGACAATGTTTTGGGGTATCCCGACACCGGTGGCCAG GTTGTTTACATCTTGGATCAAGTCCGTGCCTTGGAGAACGAAATGCTCAACCGTATCAAGCAACAAGGACTCAACATTACCCCTCGTATTCTCATT ATTACTCGACTTCTCCCTGATGCCGTGGGAACAACTTGCGGTCAACGGCTCGAGAAAGTATATGGGACTGAGTACTCGGATATTCTCCGAATACCCTTCAGAACAGAGAAAGGAATCGTACGTAGATGGATCTCAAGATTTGAAGTCTGGCCTTACTTGGAAACTTACACCGAG GATGTTGCTCATGAGATTTCAAAAGAGTTGCAAGGCAAGCCCGATTTAATCATTGGAAACTACAGTGATGGGAATATCGTTGCCTCCTTGCTGGCACATAAGTTGGGAGTTACACAG TGTACGATTGCTCACGCTTTGGAGAAGACAAAGTATCCAGATTCCGACATCTACTGGAAGAAGCTCGAGGATAAATATCATTTCTCCTGCCAATTTACAGCTGATCTTTTCGCTATGAACCATACGGATTTCATCATCACCAGCACCTTCCAAGAAATTGCTGGAAG CAAGGACACTGTTGGTCAATACGAGAGTCACACTGCTTTCACTCTTCCCGGTCTCTACCGTGTTGTTCACGGAATTGATGTGTTTGATCCTAAATTCAACATTGTGTCCCCTGGTGCCGACATGAGCATATACTACCCTTACACCGAGGAGAAGAAGAGGTTGAAGCATTTCCATTCCGAGATCGAAGAACTTCTTTACAGCAAAGTTGAAAATGAAGAACACTGGTGTGTGCTAAACGACCGCAACAAGCCAATTCTATTTACAATGGCAAGGCTGGATCGTGTTAAGAATTTAACTGGACTTGTTGAATGGTACGGGAAGAATGCTAAGTTGCGTGAATTGGTTAACCTTGTAGTTGTCGGTGGAGATCGGAGAAAAGAGTCCAAGGATTTGGAAGAGAAGGCTGAGATGAAGAAGATGTTCGAGCTCATTGAGAAGTACAAGCTGAACGGTCAGTTCAGATGGATATCATCCCAAATGAACAGAGTTAGGAACGGTGAACTTTACCGTTACATTTGCGACACAAAGGGTGCCTTTGTGCAACCCGCATTATATGAAGCCTTTGGGTTGACTGTCGTTGAGGCCATGACTTGTGGTTTGCCGACATTCGCAACTTGCAATGGTGGACCTGCCGAGATTATCGTTCATGGTAAATCCGGCTTCAACATTGATCCTTACCACGGCGACCAAGCTGCTGAGATCCTTGTCGACTTCTTTGAGAAATGCAAGACAGACCCATCTTACTGGACCAAGATCTCCGAGGGAGGTTTGAAACGTATCGAAGAGAA GTACACATGGAAAATTTACTCTGAGAGACTATTAACCTTGACCGGTGTCTACGGGTTCTGGAAGCATGTGTCCAACCTCGACCGCCTCGAGAGCCGTCGTTACCTTGAGATGTTTTATGCTCTTAAGTACCGTAAGCTG GCCGAATCGGTACCTTTGGCAGTCGAAGAGTAA
- the LOC108461699 gene encoding kinesin-like protein KIN-7B isoform X1, which yields MVGTPATPLCKVQRTPAMTPGGGPKVREERILVTVRMRPLNQREQAMYDLIAWDCVDDHTIVFKNPNHERPANQYSFDRVFDPSSSTRKVYEDGAKDVALSALTGINATIFAYGQTSSGKTFTMRGITENAVKDIYEHIKNTQERDFVLKLSAMEIYNETVVDLLNRDSGSLRLLDDPEKGTIVEKLVEEVVKDSQHLKHLIGICEAQRQVGETALNDKSSRSHQIIRLTIESSLRENAECVKSFLASLNLVDLAGSERVSQTNADGVRLKEGSHINRSLLTLTTVIRKLSSGGKKSGHIPYRDSKLTRILQNSLGGNARTAIICTISPALSHVEQTRNTLTFATSAKEVINNAHVNMIISDKRLVKHLQKEVARLEAKLRSPEPTSASCLQSLLMEKELKIQEMEREMEELKRQRDIAHSQLEQERKARKVQKGLNQRGPSSKGVRCLSFDSEPVPGSPDARPRKTVGRYSTLRKSATSTDPSMLVHEIRKLEQRQRQLGEEANRALEVLHKEVSSHRLGNKETAEAIAKMLFEIKDMQAISSIPEDVMIGNGANLKEEITRLNSQGCTIESLEKKLENVQKSIDILVSSISNGEETPEFKTQLKKKKILPFMLKNSTNMQNIIRAPCSPLSSSHKIMEQDIENKAPEDNENVSSRSHKSPGLFKTPPSKADARQVSSREGTPATKQTNSVDVKKMQRMFKNAAEENIRSIRSYVTELKERVAKLQYQKQLLVCQVLELEEAKESGTDDAESDLQSPMPWHMVFEDQRKQIVMLWHLCHVSIIHRTQFYLLFRGDPADQIYMEVELRRLTWLEQQFAELGNASPALLGDEPAGLVASSIKALKQEREYLAKRVSSKLTVEERELLYLKWDVPAVGKQRRLQLVNKLWTDPLNMQHVQESAELVAKLVGFCESGEHLSKEMFELNFVNPSDKKSWMGWNLISNLLHL from the exons ATGGTTGGGACACCAGCCACGCCGTTGTGTAAGGTCCAAAGGACTCCGGCGATGACTCCCGGAGGAGGACCTAAGGTTCGGGAGGAGAGGATTCTGGTGACGGTTCGGATGCGACCGTTGAATCAGAGAGAACAAGCAATGTATGATCTTATTGCTTGGGATTGTGTGGATGACCATACCATCGTTTTCAAGAATCCTAATCATGAACGCCCCGCTAATCAGTACAGCTTTG ATAGAGTATTTGATCCATCGAGCTCTACTCGAAAGGTTTACGAAGATGGGGCTAAGGATGTTGCCTTATCTGCTCTTACAGGAATTAATG CTACAATCTTTGCATATGGGCAGACAAGTAGTGGGAAGACATTCACAATGAGAGGAATTACTGAAAATGCTGTGAAGGATATCTATGAACACATAAAAAAT ACTCAGGAGAGAGACTTTGTTTTGAAACTTTCTGCAATGGAGATTTACAATGAGACAGTTGTAGACCTTTTGAATCGTGATTCTGGTAGCTTAAGACTTTTGGATGATCCTGAG AAAGGTACCATTGTGGAAAAACTTGTTGAAGAAGTGGTCAAGGACAGCCAGCATTTGAAGCACTTAATTGGCATTTGTGaag CACAACGGCAGGTGGGAGAAACAGCTTTGAACGATAAAAGCTCAAGGTCTCATCAGATTATCAGGCTG ACAATTGAAAGTAGTCTTCGGGAAAATGCAGAATGTGTGAAGTCTTTCTTAGCAAGTTTG AATCTTGTAGACCTCGCAGGGAGTGAACGTGTCTCTCAGACAAATGCTGATGGTGTAAGATTAAAGGAAGGTAGTCATATTAATCGCAGCTTGTTGACACTCACAACAGTGATTAGAAAGCTAAG CAGTGGTGGAAAAAAAAGTGGTCACATACCATATAGAGATTCAAAACTTACACGAATACTGCAGAACTCACTTGGGGGGAACGCTCGAACAGCTATCATATGTACAATAAGTCCAGCTTTAAGTCATGTCGAGCAAACTAGGAATACTCTCACTTTCGCAACTAGTGCAAAGGAAGTAATCAACAATGCTCATGTAAACATG ATTATTTCAGACAAAAGATTAGTAAAGCATTTGCAGAAAGAAGTGGCAAGGCTTGAAGCTAAACTACGAAGTCCGGAGCCTACTTCTGCCTCATGCTTACAATCTTTATTGATGGAAAAGGAATTGAAAATCCAAGAG ATGGAGAGGGAAATGGAAGAGTTAAAGCGCCAGAGAGACATTGCACATTCCCAGCTAGAACAAGAAAGAAAAGCACGCAAGGTACAAAAG GGATTGAATCAACGTGGACCTTCTAGCAAAGGAGTTAGATGTCTCTCTTTTGATAGTGAACCAGTTCCAGGCTCTCCGGATGCTCGGCCTAGGAAAACAGTTGGAAGATATTCGACACTAAGGAAGTCAGCTACATCAACAGATCCATCCATGCTTGTGCATGAAATTCGGAAGCTCGAGCAGCGACAGAGACAGCTTGGTGAGGAAGCAAATCGGGCACTTGAAGTACTACATAAAGAAGTTTCTTCCCATAGATTAGGGAATAAAGAAACTGCTGAAGCAATAGCAAAGATGCTGTTCGAAATCAAGGATATGCAGGCAATTAGCTCTATTCCTGAAGATGTTATGATAGGGAATGGGGCTAACTTGAAAGAAGAGATTACTCGGTTAAACTCTCAAGGGTGCACTATTGAATCATTAGAGAAGAAGCTTGAGAATGTTCAGAAATCTATAGACATTCTGGTTTCATCTATTTCGAATGGTGAAGAGACGCCTGAGTTTAAGACccagttgaagaaaaagaaaattcttCCTTTCATGTTGAAGAACAGCACGAACATGCAAAATATAATAAGGGCTCCATGCTCGCCATTATCTTCATCTCATAAGATAATGGAACAAGATATTGAGAACAAGGCCCCTGAGGATAATGAAAATGTCTCCTCTCGCAGCCATAAATCGCCGGGCTTGTTTAAAACTCCTCCTTCAAAGGCTGATGCTAGACAGGTCTCATCTAGAGAGGGAACTCCAGCTACGAAGCAAACCAATTCAGTTGATGTTAAGAAAATGCAGAGGATGTTCAAGAATGCAGCTGAGGAGAACATACGCAGCATCAGATCTTACGTCACTGAGTTGAAAGAACGAGTTGCAAAGCTACAATATCAGAAGCAGCTTCTGGTTTGCCAG GTGTTGGAGCTGGAAGAAGCAAAGGAGTCTGGAACAGATGATGCAGAAAGTGATCTTCAATCCCCGATGCCATGGCACATGGTGTTCGAGGATCAAAGGAAGCAGATTGTCATGTTATGGCACTTGTGCCATGTTTCAATCATACATCGTACACAGTTTTATTTGCTGTTCAGGGGAGACCCAGCTGATCAGATATATATGGAAGTTGAGCTTAGAAGGTTGACATGGTTGGAGCAGCAGTTTGCAGAGCTTGGCAATGCTAGCCCAGCTCTTTTAGGCGATGAACCGGCAGGTTTAGTTGCATCAAG CATCAAAGCACTGAAGCAAGAAAGAGAGTATCTAGCAAAGAGGGTGAGCTCAAAACTGACAGTAGAAGAAAGGGAATTGCTGTATTTGAAATGGGATGTTCCAGCAGTAGGCAAACAAAGGAGACTGCAATTGGTTAACAAATTATGGACTGACCCACTGAACATGCAACATGTGCAAGAGAGTGCCGAGTTGGTGGCCAAGCTGGTTGGGTTTTGTGAGTCAGGTGAACATCTTAGCAAAGAGATGTTTGAACTAAACTTTGTTAACCCTTCTGATAAAAAGTCATGGATGGGCTGGAATTTGATTTCCAATCTCTTGCATTtgtaa